In Streptomyces ambofaciens ATCC 23877, a single genomic region encodes these proteins:
- a CDS encoding GlxA family transcriptional regulator: protein MAMASAQRTSARTSARQDHGRTGGAGRRHRIAVLALPGVPPFELGIPSRVFGSAQDPEGRSLYEVVVCTADAAPVPSDAGFMIQPAAGPEALAEADTVIVPPTHAMPELGRGGPLPPEVTDAIAGIRPGTRLVSICSGSYVLAAAGLLDGRPATTHWNLTPEFRRAYPKVKVDEEVLFVDDGDVLTSAGVAAGVDLCLHLIRRDHGAATANRAARMCVVPPWRDGGQAQYVDRPIPDPTVAGTTATRAWALEHLGEPLSLAQLAGHARMSLRSFTRRFRDEVGMTPVQWLTAQRLELAKQLLETTDLPIDLVAHRAGFGSANSLRAHMRTTLGVSPAVYRRAFGARDLAGPPSP, encoded by the coding sequence GGTGCTCGCCCTGCCCGGCGTCCCGCCTTTCGAGCTGGGCATCCCCTCCCGGGTCTTCGGCAGTGCGCAGGACCCCGAGGGCCGGTCTCTGTACGAGGTGGTCGTCTGCACCGCCGACGCGGCCCCCGTCCCGAGCGACGCGGGCTTCATGATCCAGCCCGCGGCCGGACCCGAGGCGCTGGCCGAGGCGGACACCGTCATCGTCCCGCCCACCCACGCCATGCCGGAACTGGGCCGCGGCGGCCCTCTCCCGCCCGAGGTCACCGACGCCATCGCCGGAATCCGGCCCGGCACGCGGCTGGTGTCCATCTGTTCCGGGTCGTACGTCCTCGCCGCGGCCGGGCTGCTCGACGGCCGGCCCGCCACCACGCACTGGAACCTGACTCCCGAGTTCCGTCGGGCGTACCCCAAGGTCAAGGTCGACGAGGAGGTCCTCTTCGTCGACGACGGTGACGTGCTCACCTCCGCGGGGGTAGCTGCGGGCGTCGACCTGTGTCTGCACCTGATCCGCCGCGACCACGGAGCGGCCACGGCCAACCGGGCCGCGCGCATGTGCGTCGTACCGCCCTGGCGGGACGGCGGGCAGGCCCAGTACGTCGACCGGCCCATCCCCGACCCCACCGTCGCCGGCACCACGGCCACCCGGGCCTGGGCCCTGGAACACCTCGGCGAGCCGCTGTCCCTGGCCCAGCTCGCCGGGCACGCCCGGATGAGCCTGCGCTCCTTCACCCGCCGGTTCCGTGACGAGGTCGGCATGACCCCCGTGCAGTGGCTCACCGCTCAACGCCTGGAACTGGCCAAGCAACTGCTGGAGACGACGGACCTGCCCATCGACCTGGTCGCCCACCGCGCCGGCTTCGGCTCCGCCAACTCCCTGCGGGCCCACATGAGAACCACCCTCGGCGTCTCCCCCGCCGTCTACCGTCGCGCGTTCGGCGCACGCGACCTCGCCGGTCCGCCGTCACCCTGA